The DNA region CCTCTCATCTCCTCAAGGATCGAGCTAGTAGGAGGATCCTCCTGGCGTTTTCATCCCAGGAGAGTCCCTCTACCTTCGCCCTGATTTTCGCTTTGTTCCAAGGACGGAGGGACTTAAGAACGGCCATAGCCAACGATTTCGGATCGGCCGGCCGGCAGAGATATCCCCCTTCGCCGTCCACCAGTATCTCTCTCACCCCTCCGACATCTGAGGCGACCACCGGTCTGCCGCAGGCATGCGCCTCAAGTATCACGTTGGGAAGCCCCTCGTTTAGGCTCGGAAGACAAAGCAGATCAGCAGCATTCATCCACAGCGGTATCTCCTCGTGAGGCCGCCGCCCGATGAACCACACCCGTTCTCTGAGCCTCAGCTTACAGCTCAACTCCTGAAGCTCCCTTCTTTCCGGTCCATCACCTATAAGGATGAGTTTCAGATTCGGCAGCCGTTTTGATTTTGACAGGATCGAGAGCGCTTCCATCAAAATCCGAGCCCCTTTTATCGGGTAGAAATTGCCGACGAAGAGTATAAGCCGGCCGTCGAAGATCCTATCGGGGAATCCCCGCTCGATCAGCTTTGTGATCGCAACGGATCTATCCATGGGTCTGAACAGATCGGTATCCACGCCGTTATAGTGAACTTCTATCTTCTCCTCGTTCACGCCGAGCGCCATGATTTTCCTTTTAAGATCATGACTTACCGCTATGACGACATCTGCCTTCCTGAGGGCCCAGCCGATCGATCTTCTCCTGAGCCTGTTTTCGGTGAACAGGTTTATATCCGTGCCGAGAGCCTTTATGACACAAGGTTTATCCAGGATCCTCGAAACCATCAGCGCTGCTACGCCATCGGGATCACACCATGCGACCAGAAGCAGATCCGGATCGAATCCGCCT from Candidatus Poribacteria bacterium includes:
- a CDS encoding glycosyltransferase family 4 protein, with product MTRIIAVSNLFPNRRNPQLGTFNLQEFSALSRLADVKVISPLPIGKFRGVPKRDIIRGLETFYPRYLWTPKIGRSLYALWLIPPLWRTIKRIIGGGFDPDLLLVAWCDPDGVAALMVSRILDKPCVIKALGTDINLFTENRLRRRSIGWALRKADVVIAVSHDLKRKIMALGVNEEKIEVHYNGVDTDLFRPMDRSVAITKLIERGFPDRIFDGRLILFVGNFYPIKGARILMEALSILSKSKRLPNLKLILIGDGPERRELQELSCKLRLRERVWFIGRRPHEEIPLWMNAADLLCLPSLNEGLPNVILEAHACGRPVVASDVGGVREILVDGEGGYLCRPADPKSLAMAVLKSLRPWNKAKIRAKVEGLSWDENARRILLLARSLRR